A DNA window from Daucus carota subsp. sativus chromosome 3, DH1 v3.0, whole genome shotgun sequence contains the following coding sequences:
- the LOC108213822 gene encoding protein RER1B-like: MEGVLGEGASPLAPITTLKNDFSKVFQYYLDKSTPLPVHRWIGTLVVIVVYLLRVYILQGFYIVTYALGIYILNLLIGFLSPKIDPELEALDGAELPTKETDEFRPFIRRLPEFKFWYAITKAFCVAFLMTFFSLFDVPVFWPILLCYWIVLFVLTMKRQIMHMIKYKYVPLNLGKQTYAGKKSGGNSPRD; the protein is encoded by the exons ATGGAGGGAGTGTTAGGTGAAGGTGCCTCGCCACTGGCACCGATAACTACCTTGAAAAATGATTTCTCCAAGGTTTTTCAGTATTATTTGGATAAGTCCACTCCTCTTCCCGTCCATAGGTGGATAGGAACTCTTGTTGTTATTGTTGTATATCTCTTACGGGTATATATACTTCAAGGATTCTACATTGTCACTTATGCACTCGGGATCTATATTCTGAATCTGTTAATTGGGTTTCTTTCACCCAAAATTGATCCTGAATTGGAAGCTTTGGATGGTGCTGAGTTGCCTACGAAGGAAACAGATGAGTTCAGGCCTTTCATTCGTCGGCTTCCTGAGTTCAAGTTCTG GTATGCAATCACCAAGGCTTTCTGTGTGGCCTTTTTAATGACTTTCTTTTCATTGTTTGATGTCCCTGTTTTCTGGCCTATACTTCTATGCTATTGGATTGTTCTATTTGTTCTCACAATGAAGCGTCAAATCATGCACATGATTAAATACAAATACGTCCCTCTAAATTTAGGAAAACAG ACATACGCCGGAAAGAAGAGTGGTGGAAATTCACCAAGGGACTGA